In the Acidovorax sp. A79 genome, one interval contains:
- a CDS encoding YhcG family protein, with product MSEITHHTDYRQAIAAIKQRIQASQTRAVLAVNAELLNLYWDIGRQLDAWQRERAWGSAVVEQMALDLQATYPGMKGFSRTSLFAMRQFYAFFSPQFEVVPQPVGQMPWGHVRTLLAKVKSLELVLLYAQACIEHGWSRNVLEWQIEQRFHERAGKAVGNFAQTLPAPQSELVQQSLKDPYVFDFLTLTPQAVERDIENQLVAQITRFLLELGKGFAFLGRQYPLVVNGRDYFLDLLFYHARLKCYVVIELKAGEFKPEYVGKLNFYLSAVDDQLRAEGDQPTIGLILCKDKDKLDVEYALRDINKPMGVSSFITKDIPLSVQSQLPTVQEIESELTALIHNDESKPNE from the coding sequence ATGAGCGAAATCACCCACCACACCGACTACCGGCAGGCCATTGCTGCCATCAAGCAGCGTATTCAAGCATCGCAAACCCGCGCCGTCTTGGCGGTGAATGCCGAGTTGCTGAACTTGTATTGGGACATTGGCCGCCAGCTGGACGCTTGGCAGCGCGAACGCGCCTGGGGTTCGGCAGTGGTGGAGCAAATGGCGCTGGACCTGCAAGCCACCTACCCCGGCATGAAGGGCTTCTCACGCACCAGCCTGTTTGCCATGCGGCAGTTTTATGCGTTCTTCAGCCCTCAGTTTGAAGTTGTCCCACAGCCTGTGGGACAAATGCCGTGGGGGCATGTGCGCACCCTGCTGGCCAAGGTGAAGTCTTTAGAGCTGGTGTTGCTGTATGCGCAGGCCTGCATCGAGCATGGCTGGAGCCGCAACGTGCTGGAGTGGCAGATTGAGCAGCGCTTTCATGAGCGCGCCGGTAAGGCCGTAGGCAACTTTGCTCAGACGCTGCCAGCACCCCAGTCAGAGCTGGTGCAGCAAAGCCTGAAAGACCCTTATGTGTTCGACTTCTTGACCCTGACCCCGCAGGCGGTGGAGCGGGATATTGAGAACCAGTTGGTGGCGCAGATCACCCGGTTTCTGCTAGAGCTGGGCAAGGGCTTTGCATTCCTTGGGCGGCAATATCCGCTGGTGGTAAATGGCAGAGACTACTTTCTGGACTTGTTGTTCTATCACGCACGGCTGAAGTGCTATGTAGTGATTGAGCTGAAGGCGGGCGAGTTCAAACCCGAGTACGTGGGCAAACTCAACTTCTACCTTTCGGCGGTAGACGACCAGCTGCGCGCTGAGGGGGACCAGCCGACCATCGGCCTGATCCTGTGCAAAGACAAAGACAAGCTGGATGTGGAATACGCCCTGCGCGACATCAACAAACCGATGGGCGTGAGCTCATTCATCACCAAAGACATTCCCCTGTCGGTGCAGTCGCAGCTGCCGACGGTGCAAGAGATTGAGAGCGAGCTGACCGCGCTGATTCACAACGATGAGAGCAAGCCGAATGAGTGA